One Bradyrhizobium sp. ISRA464 genomic window carries:
- a CDS encoding AraC family transcriptional regulator — MNKPILNDPLKALLVAPSAHHSDSPVAERRPADVEMARVLKTAPLCMASDPSSGAIAHWKHAALHDVVEPMTDHVIMTYPTGVQRLERRSGKSVAIGTARSGVVTIIPAGSSARWDIPGAVDVIQLYLPHTKLERIAREADAPAPRDLLERTAHPDPITSQLLMSAADVLEGNAALDTLFRQQLTDLLATRILAEHTGAPTTFDPVRGGLSPHALRRAIDRLRSDRDADVSLAALASEAGLSRFHFSRAFKESTGLSPHAWLRQHRLEQAMNMLCDTDASISLVAARLGYASQTAFTAAFRKLTGETPSDWRRRMR, encoded by the coding sequence ATGAACAAGCCGATCCTGAACGATCCTTTGAAGGCTCTGCTTGTCGCACCCAGCGCGCACCACAGCGACTCGCCGGTCGCCGAGCGGCGTCCTGCCGATGTGGAGATGGCACGCGTCCTCAAAACCGCTCCGCTCTGCATGGCTTCAGACCCCTCCAGTGGCGCGATCGCCCATTGGAAGCATGCAGCTCTGCACGACGTGGTCGAGCCGATGACCGACCACGTCATCATGACCTACCCCACGGGCGTTCAGCGCCTGGAGCGGCGCAGCGGGAAATCGGTTGCGATTGGAACGGCGCGTTCCGGAGTTGTGACGATCATTCCGGCTGGTTCAAGCGCCAGATGGGATATTCCCGGCGCTGTCGATGTTATCCAGCTCTATCTTCCGCACACAAAGCTCGAGCGCATTGCGCGCGAAGCCGACGCGCCCGCTCCTCGCGATCTTCTGGAGCGGACGGCGCATCCTGACCCCATCACATCCCAATTGCTGATGAGTGCGGCGGATGTGCTGGAGGGCAATGCAGCCCTGGATACGCTGTTCAGGCAGCAACTGACGGATCTCCTGGCCACGCGCATCCTGGCTGAGCACACGGGGGCGCCAACCACGTTCGATCCGGTCAGGGGTGGGCTTTCTCCCCATGCTCTGCGCCGCGCCATAGACCGTCTGCGCTCGGACAGGGATGCTGACGTGTCACTCGCTGCGCTGGCATCGGAGGCCGGCCTGTCGCGCTTCCACTTCAGCCGGGCCTTCAAGGAAAGCACCGGGCTTTCGCCTCATGCTTGGCTGCGCCAGCACAGGCTCGAGCAAGCCATGAATATGCTGTGCGATACCGACGCGTCGATCTCGTTGGTGGCCGCGCGACTTGGCTACGCTTCCCAAACTGCGTTCACCGCGGCGT
- a CDS encoding response regulator transcription factor, whose protein sequence is MSTTADNKDHPLVLIVDDDEEIRSALQELLLSVGIDACCFASTQALLHADLPERPGCLILDVRMPGASGLDLQQHLASNGNRRPIIFLTGHGDIPMSVQAIKAGAVDFLTKPVRDQTLLDAVAAAIEKDISQRNADRLVKQHIDRYAKLTPREREVLREVVKGRLNKQIAFELGISEITVKLHRGNVTKKMQATTVGQLIRIWELLPAKIREERSP, encoded by the coding sequence ATGAGCACGACTGCCGACAATAAAGACCACCCACTCGTCTTGATCGTGGACGACGATGAGGAGATCCGGTCTGCGCTTCAAGAACTTCTTCTGTCCGTGGGAATCGACGCATGCTGCTTTGCATCAACACAGGCACTATTGCACGCCGATCTTCCAGAGCGCCCTGGTTGCCTGATCCTCGATGTTCGCATGCCGGGAGCAAGCGGCCTGGATCTCCAGCAGCATCTCGCCTCAAACGGCAATAGGCGACCGATCATCTTCCTCACAGGTCACGGCGACATCCCAATGTCGGTGCAAGCGATCAAGGCGGGAGCCGTTGACTTCCTTACGAAGCCTGTAAGAGATCAGACGCTCCTCGACGCGGTCGCGGCTGCGATCGAGAAAGATATCTCGCAAAGAAACGCGGACCGGCTCGTCAAACAGCACATCGACCGCTACGCAAAGTTGACGCCGCGCGAGCGCGAAGTCTTGCGCGAAGTCGTCAAGGGTCGCCTGAACAAACAGATCGCGTTCGAACTGGGCATTAGCGAGATCACGGTAAAGCTGCACCGCGGCAACGTGACAAAGAAGATGCAGGCAACCACCGTTGGTCAGCTCATTCGCATCTGGGAATTGTTGCCTGCGAAGATCCGAGAGGAAAGATCACCCTAG
- a CDS encoding alpha/beta hydrolase, with amino-acid sequence MPEKAALATIPDAALLEPLTQQFVDAIADGPVMREMTPEDARQFLADIQSGMIGKPAVRFEDLVVPTGPTGAVPIRIVRPERASETLPALVYVHGGWTFGDKETHDRLIREIAVGAHVALFFVDYNRSPEAKYPVAIEQVYAVTKYVVEHAGHLGIDSTRLAIVGDGVGGNMAAAVTLMAKERRGPKIDVQVLFYPAVSLTFDTVSYASFENGPWLTKQAMESFWSAYLPDVAARKQITAAPLNASIDQLTGLPDALIIVAENDVLRDEGECYARKLARAGVRVTCTRYNGTIHDFVMLNALADTPAARGAIAQTNALLRSILE; translated from the coding sequence ATGCCTGAGAAAGCTGCACTAGCAACTATCCCTGACGCAGCGTTGCTTGAGCCCCTGACGCAGCAGTTTGTCGATGCGATCGCTGACGGCCCGGTGATGCGCGAAATGACGCCCGAAGACGCGCGACAATTTCTGGCGGACATCCAATCAGGCATGATCGGCAAGCCCGCCGTGCGCTTTGAGGATCTCGTAGTCCCTACCGGCCCCACTGGAGCGGTGCCAATTCGCATCGTCCGACCGGAGAGAGCAAGTGAAACGCTGCCTGCATTGGTATACGTCCATGGCGGTTGGACTTTCGGCGACAAAGAGACACACGACCGCTTGATTCGGGAAATCGCGGTCGGTGCGCACGTTGCGTTGTTTTTCGTGGATTACAATCGCTCGCCGGAAGCCAAATATCCAGTAGCAATCGAACAAGTCTATGCCGTCACTAAATACGTCGTAGAGCATGCTGGGCATCTAGGAATCGATTCGACGCGCTTGGCCATCGTTGGCGACGGCGTCGGCGGCAACATGGCCGCCGCTGTCACTCTCATGGCGAAGGAGCGGCGCGGCCCCAAGATAGACGTGCAGGTGCTGTTCTATCCCGCCGTCAGCTTAACGTTCGACACCGTGTCTTACGCCTCGTTCGAAAATGGTCCGTGGTTGACCAAGCAAGCGATGGAATCGTTCTGGAGCGCCTATCTTCCTGACGTTGCCGCGCGCAAGCAGATCACCGCGGCACCACTCAACGCCTCGATTGATCAGCTGACTGGCCTTCCGGATGCGCTTATCATAGTTGCCGAGAACGACGTGCTTCGTGATGAGGGTGAGTGCTACGCGCGCAAATTGGCTCGCGCGGGCGTACGCGTCACCTGTACGAGATACAACGGCACCATTCATGATTTCGTCATGCTCAACGCCTTGGCCGATACGCCTGCAGCTCGAGGCGCTATTGCGCAGACCAACGCCCTTCTCCGGTCCATTCTTGAATGA
- a CDS encoding winged helix-turn-helix domain-containing protein yields the protein MAPANRGDRDRPSTSVTEANGRSDVSASVELTFTFAPFRLFPRQQLLLQGENPVPLGSRAFEILVALVEHAGQVVDKDQLTARVWPGLTVEESNIRAQITTVRRALAEGGTGENYIITVPGRGYRFVATVVRSTGDAALAFPATAHKGHNLPDRLTRPIGRADIVAMVSSRLQRGRFVTIVGPGGIGKTTVALAVADQLIASYRDGGRFVDLAPLNDPQLVPSALASVLGVAIRSENPYPALTSFLKDKQMLLLFDNCEHVLLAAAALAEELLKGAPGVHILATSREPLRAEDERVQRLPPLETAPAEARLTVTEALSYPAVQLFVERAAASAGGYELKDEDVPIVAQICRRLDGIALAIELAACRVNVFGVRGVASRLDDRFHLLTRGRRTALPRHQTLRAAFDWSYELLSEIERVVMRRLGIFAGRFTMEAAGAIAGDATIISSEVDEIVADLVEKSLVIADVGAATVYYRLTDTARAYALKRLTEDGETQGVRRRHALYQLDRFERAHAAWETWSTTEWLSAHAPQIDDIRSALDWTFSPGGDVGLGIELTVAAVPLWFEMSLMEECRTRAERALATLEENTTRDDRRRMLLYAAVAWSQMYTTASARDTAAAWTTAFEIADALDDTDYRLRALWGMWASRVNRGEFGEALALAKRFSSVAEKTADVNDRLLGDRLTGVALHFLGKQSSARQHIELMLARYVAPVRRSHAVRFQFDQRVTARITLARVLWLQGFADQALGCVEINVEEALSINHRLSLCNALAQAACPVALMAGDLSAAERYTKMLLDQTASDELDIWRAYGRCFGGELQVKRGDLAAGLQQLKAGIDQLRRARFVQYLTTFLGALAEGLAVAGDTSLAHATIDEAIIRSEQSEERWCSPELLRIRGVVVLQRDANHAARKAEEDFLGSIELARTQEALAWELRTTTGLARLWQDQGKVGEAYELLSPLYSRFNEGFETNDLKVAKSLLDELSGHR from the coding sequence ATGGCACCCGCTAACAGAGGCGACCGTGATCGTCCTTCTACATCGGTGACGGAAGCTAACGGACGTAGTGATGTAAGCGCGTCCGTCGAGCTTACTTTTACCTTTGCCCCATTCCGTCTTTTCCCGCGACAGCAACTTCTCCTTCAGGGCGAAAATCCGGTTCCGCTCGGAAGTCGAGCCTTTGAAATTCTCGTAGCCCTGGTCGAGCACGCTGGCCAGGTGGTCGACAAGGATCAACTCACTGCTCGCGTGTGGCCTGGCCTCACCGTCGAAGAATCGAATATTCGAGCTCAAATCACTACCGTGCGGCGCGCGCTCGCGGAGGGTGGGACCGGTGAGAATTACATCATCACGGTGCCTGGTCGGGGGTATCGCTTCGTTGCAACGGTTGTACGGTCCACGGGCGATGCAGCCCTAGCCTTCCCCGCCACCGCCCATAAAGGGCACAACTTGCCCGACCGCCTCACCCGACCGATCGGCCGCGCTGATATCGTTGCCATGGTGAGCAGTCGATTGCAGCGAGGCCGTTTCGTTACGATTGTCGGACCGGGCGGAATCGGCAAGACCACGGTGGCTCTAGCGGTCGCCGACCAGCTGATTGCCTCTTACAGAGATGGTGGACGATTTGTTGACCTTGCCCCGCTCAACGATCCCCAGCTTGTGCCAAGCGCGCTCGCTTCTGTGCTTGGCGTGGCCATCCGCTCGGAGAATCCATACCCCGCACTAACTTCCTTTCTGAAGGACAAGCAGATGCTGCTTCTGTTCGACAACTGCGAGCATGTCTTGCTGGCAGCCGCAGCGTTGGCTGAAGAACTGTTGAAAGGAGCACCGGGTGTTCACATCCTTGCGACCAGTCGAGAACCTTTACGTGCCGAAGATGAGCGCGTGCAGCGCCTCCCGCCACTGGAAACCGCTCCTGCCGAGGCACGACTTACCGTTACGGAAGCGCTTAGCTACCCGGCCGTACAACTCTTTGTCGAGCGTGCGGCCGCGAGCGCCGGCGGATACGAGCTCAAGGATGAAGATGTCCCAATTGTCGCGCAAATTTGCCGTCGGCTCGACGGAATCGCGCTAGCAATCGAGCTTGCTGCATGTCGCGTTAACGTCTTCGGGGTTCGCGGAGTCGCCAGTCGTCTGGACGATCGATTTCATCTGTTGACACGCGGTCGGCGCACCGCTCTGCCACGGCATCAGACGCTTCGTGCAGCGTTTGATTGGAGCTACGAATTGCTTTCCGAAATCGAACGCGTCGTCATGCGCCGGCTGGGTATTTTTGCTGGGCGCTTTACGATGGAAGCTGCAGGCGCCATCGCTGGAGACGCCACGATTATTTCGTCCGAGGTAGATGAGATCGTTGCCGATCTTGTCGAGAAGTCGCTGGTCATAGCGGATGTGGGAGCCGCGACCGTATATTATCGCCTAACCGATACAGCGCGAGCCTACGCCCTGAAAAGGCTGACGGAGGATGGCGAAACGCAAGGTGTGAGGAGGCGGCACGCGCTTTACCAGCTCGACCGGTTCGAACGGGCTCATGCTGCGTGGGAGACCTGGTCCACGACCGAATGGTTGTCCGCCCATGCTCCCCAGATCGACGATATTCGCAGTGCGCTTGATTGGACCTTTTCGCCGGGCGGCGATGTTGGGCTCGGTATAGAGCTGACTGTAGCGGCGGTGCCCCTTTGGTTCGAGATGTCGCTGATGGAGGAATGTCGTACGCGGGCCGAGCGTGCGCTGGCTACGCTGGAGGAAAACACAACGAGAGATGACCGCCGCCGGATGCTCCTCTACGCTGCGGTCGCCTGGTCGCAAATGTACACAACGGCCTCGGCCCGGGACACGGCAGCGGCGTGGACGACTGCGTTCGAAATCGCGGATGCGTTGGACGATACTGATTACCGTTTACGGGCGCTCTGGGGAATGTGGGCTTCGCGAGTTAATCGGGGAGAGTTCGGCGAAGCTCTGGCCCTCGCAAAGCGTTTTTCTTCCGTTGCCGAGAAGACGGCTGATGTCAATGATCGATTGCTCGGCGACCGATTGACAGGTGTGGCGCTGCATTTCCTGGGCAAACAATCGAGTGCGAGACAGCACATTGAGCTGATGCTTGCGCGCTACGTAGCTCCGGTCCGTCGATCACATGCGGTGCGCTTCCAATTCGACCAGCGGGTGACAGCACGCATTACGCTCGCGCGAGTGCTATGGCTGCAAGGGTTTGCGGATCAGGCGTTAGGCTGTGTCGAGATTAATGTCGAAGAGGCCCTTTCGATCAATCACAGGCTTTCGCTCTGCAACGCGCTTGCTCAAGCGGCGTGTCCGGTTGCTCTCATGGCCGGCGATCTGTCGGCCGCGGAGCGCTATACAAAGATGCTGCTCGATCAGACTGCCAGCGATGAGCTCGATATCTGGCGCGCGTACGGCCGCTGTTTCGGAGGAGAACTGCAGGTCAAGCGCGGCGATCTCGCTGCCGGATTGCAGCAGCTTAAGGCTGGTATCGACCAGCTACGTCGAGCCAGATTTGTGCAGTATCTTACGACCTTCCTGGGCGCGCTGGCCGAGGGGCTGGCGGTCGCCGGAGACACGTCACTGGCACACGCCACGATCGATGAGGCGATCATACGAAGCGAGCAGAGCGAGGAGCGCTGGTGCAGCCCGGAGCTGTTGCGGATCAGGGGTGTAGTCGTTTTGCAGCGGGATGCCAATCACGCTGCGCGCAAGGCCGAGGAAGATTTTCTGGGGTCGATTGAGTTAGCCCGAACCCAGGAGGCTCTCGCGTGGGAGCTGCGCACCACAACTGGCCTAGCGCGACTGTGGCAAGATCAGGGGAAGGTCGGCGAAGCGTACGAGCTGCTCTCGCCGCTCTATAGCCGCTTCAATGAGGGCTTCGAAACCAACGATCTTAAGGTCGCGAAGAGTCTACTGGATGAACTCTCGGGACATCGCTAG
- a CDS encoding ATP-binding protein — MTSTTHKVLTGENEHPFIFPLPFQLSDFASESVIVSDAHGVIQYWNAASEALYGWPAMAMIGQSYEAFCEHDAEHIRTLLQEGRWEGVVHRRNQAGTKVAAAVRQIARRDANGTVLDIVEFGRNAGEISQAATMRLDAELQGSLAPCWELDTSSARLLLDTITELRSRGISVDLEQHPEWVEELLTATRISAVNDRAVRMFGAHAGQEQMIGQRVGAFWPAESRSVLATLIESVASDRSRLETRKMVLSGAARDAIIRAWHAAEPKPLGSVFVTINGAPNDDRSSWELQASEERYRKLIQYLPTALWQVDSRRADEVFDQLKANGVRDIGAYLDENPDLVEHAKDVVHVTEVNRDAISLFRASNASDLIKPVRYIFAAAPGLANRVMVAHFERRRNFIEQTKILAFDGTIIDVLFTVTYPVPPEQLDTTFITMQDISERLNAERQVRKLQADFTHAGRIATLGELATSIAHEINQPLTAILTNAETSLRWLARADQNIEKVTQLTSRVVSNARRAGEIIQRIRGMAVKQEPEKRLIDLNEVVQEALLFSRHDMESKSIALSTTFGSGLPRVMGDRIQLQQVMINLLVNSVQAIAQSGQPTRRIDIETSIDDDGSVVFSIFDNGPGIAATDLEHIFDRFFSTKDSGIGIGLAICQSIIAAHGGSISGSNRSNGGAHFRFTLPVSMGPGATSDAANIIQQTHPPLQ, encoded by the coding sequence ATGACTAGCACCACTCACAAAGTCCTGACGGGCGAAAACGAACACCCCTTCATCTTTCCGCTCCCTTTCCAGCTGTCAGACTTCGCGTCTGAAAGCGTGATCGTGAGCGACGCCCACGGTGTCATTCAGTATTGGAATGCTGCTTCGGAAGCTCTTTATGGATGGCCGGCCATGGCCATGATCGGGCAGAGTTACGAAGCGTTCTGTGAGCACGATGCTGAACACATCCGTACGCTGCTGCAGGAAGGCCGATGGGAAGGTGTGGTCCACCGGCGCAATCAGGCCGGAACCAAGGTGGCAGCCGCCGTGCGGCAAATTGCAAGGCGGGACGCGAATGGCACCGTTCTGGATATTGTTGAATTCGGGAGGAATGCAGGCGAGATCTCCCAAGCGGCGACCATGCGCCTGGATGCCGAGCTGCAGGGCAGCCTCGCCCCTTGCTGGGAGCTCGATACCTCGTCTGCACGACTTCTGCTCGACACAATCACAGAGCTTAGAAGTCGTGGCATAAGTGTCGATCTCGAGCAGCATCCGGAGTGGGTTGAAGAGCTGCTGACCGCAACTCGGATCTCTGCCGTCAATGATCGCGCGGTGCGAATGTTCGGAGCGCATGCCGGTCAGGAACAGATGATCGGTCAGCGGGTTGGCGCGTTCTGGCCGGCAGAAAGTCGTTCAGTACTCGCTACCTTGATTGAAAGTGTAGCAAGCGATCGCTCGCGTCTCGAGACACGCAAAATGGTCTTAAGCGGAGCCGCACGCGACGCTATCATCAGAGCATGGCACGCTGCCGAGCCCAAGCCCCTCGGCTCTGTATTTGTAACGATCAACGGCGCGCCAAACGACGATCGCAGCTCTTGGGAACTGCAGGCGAGCGAGGAGAGATATCGCAAGTTGATTCAGTATCTACCGACCGCTCTCTGGCAAGTTGATTCCCGGCGGGCGGACGAGGTCTTTGACCAATTGAAGGCAAATGGCGTCCGCGATATCGGAGCCTATCTTGATGAGAATCCCGACCTTGTCGAACACGCGAAGGATGTTGTGCACGTAACGGAGGTGAATCGAGATGCGATATCACTGTTTCGTGCCAGCAATGCTTCCGACCTCATAAAGCCTGTTCGTTATATTTTTGCCGCCGCCCCCGGGCTCGCGAACCGGGTCATGGTTGCTCATTTCGAACGTCGACGTAACTTTATCGAACAGACAAAGATTCTGGCCTTCGATGGCACAATCATCGATGTCCTGTTCACGGTCACATATCCGGTGCCGCCCGAGCAGCTGGATACAACCTTTATAACCATGCAGGACATTAGTGAACGGCTGAATGCAGAACGGCAGGTTCGGAAGCTGCAGGCCGACTTCACGCATGCTGGGCGCATCGCAACCCTCGGCGAACTTGCGACTTCCATCGCACATGAGATCAACCAGCCGCTTACAGCAATCTTGACCAACGCCGAGACGAGCCTGAGATGGCTGGCGCGCGCCGATCAAAACATAGAAAAGGTCACCCAGCTCACTTCCAGGGTCGTATCGAACGCCCGTCGTGCTGGTGAAATCATTCAGCGCATCCGAGGCATGGCAGTGAAACAGGAGCCAGAGAAGCGTCTCATCGACCTCAATGAGGTCGTTCAAGAAGCTCTCCTGTTCAGCCGCCACGACATGGAGTCGAAGTCGATCGCTCTGTCGACAACATTTGGCTCTGGCCTTCCCCGCGTGATGGGCGATCGCATTCAGCTGCAGCAAGTCATGATCAACCTGCTTGTCAATAGCGTCCAGGCGATTGCGCAGTCGGGACAACCAACGCGGCGGATCGATATTGAGACTTCGATCGATGACGACGGTTCGGTTGTCTTTTCCATCTTTGACAATGGGCCGGGCATTGCCGCCACGGATCTGGAGCACATCTTCGACCGCTTCTTCAGCACCAAGGATTCAGGCATTGGCATTGGGCTCGCCATTTGCCAATCGATCATTGCGGCGCACGGCGGCAGCATTTCAGGTTCAAATCGTTCGAACGGCGGCGCTCATTTTCGCTTCACGCTCCCGGTATCAATGGGGCCCGGCGCCACGTCTGATGCGGCCAACATCATTCAGCAGACCCACCCGCCGCTTCAATGA
- a CDS encoding AraC family transcriptional regulator, with amino-acid sequence MSKPISHERLRAAPVAPRARQNDLSAAEHRPADMEMARVLHTKPLRMALDSSGAGIAHWKHEPLHDVVEPMSHHVIMAYNGSVQRMERRSGRSVATGTFRRGVVIIIPEGSSSRWDIPKPVDVVQLYLPHATLKRVADEAETAAPIDLLERTAHPDPTTSRLLLSAAGVLEGNGALDMLFRHQLTNLLATRLLAAHTSSPTTFQPTMGGLSPKVLLRAIERLRSDSDADVSLDALASDAGLSRFHFCRAFKESTGLSPHAWLRQHRLEQAMNMLRDTDASIALVAAELGYASQTAFAAAFRRFTGETPSDWRRRVR; translated from the coding sequence ATGAGCAAGCCGATCTCGCACGAGCGTTTGAGGGCTGCGCCAGTTGCGCCTCGCGCACGCCAGAACGATTTGTCGGCTGCCGAACATCGTCCCGCCGATATGGAGATGGCGCGCGTGCTTCACACCAAACCACTCCGCATGGCATTGGACTCCTCCGGTGCCGGGATCGCCCACTGGAAACATGAACCATTGCACGACGTCGTCGAGCCCATGAGCCACCACGTCATCATGGCCTACAACGGCTCGGTGCAGCGCATGGAGCGGCGGTCAGGAAGATCGGTTGCGACGGGAACGTTTCGTCGCGGGGTCGTGATAATCATTCCGGAAGGATCAAGCTCCCGTTGGGATATTCCGAAACCTGTTGATGTCGTTCAGCTCTATCTTCCTCACGCAACGCTGAAGCGCGTTGCCGACGAAGCCGAGACCGCCGCGCCGATCGATCTCCTGGAGCGAACGGCGCATCCCGACCCCACCACATCCCGATTGCTCTTGAGCGCAGCCGGTGTGCTGGAGGGCAATGGGGCCCTGGATATGCTGTTCCGGCATCAGCTGACAAACCTGTTGGCCACGCGCCTCCTGGCTGCGCACACGAGCTCGCCAACCACGTTTCAGCCGACCATGGGTGGGCTTTCGCCGAAAGTCCTGCTCCGTGCCATCGAACGCTTGCGCTCGGACAGCGATGCGGACGTCTCCCTAGATGCCCTGGCTTCCGATGCCGGCCTGTCGCGCTTCCACTTCTGCCGCGCCTTCAAAGAAAGCACCGGGCTTTCACCTCATGCCTGGCTGCGCCAGCACCGGCTCGAGCAGGCCATGAACATGCTGCGCGACACCGACGCATCGATCGCCTTGGTTGCGGCGGAGCTTGGCTATGCCTCGCAAACGGCCTTCGCTGCGGCATTCAGGCGATTTACTGGGGAAACGCCGAGCGATTGGCGGCGACGCGTGCGTTAG